One part of the Lotus japonicus ecotype B-129 chromosome 2, LjGifu_v1.2 genome encodes these proteins:
- the LOC130735522 gene encoding homeobox-leucine zipper protein HDG11, protein MEYASGGSGSPGDYHDGGSDSQRRKKRYHRHTANQIQRLESLFKDCPHPDEKQRLQLSRELGLAPRQIKFWFQNRRTQMKAQHERADNCALRAENDKIRCENIAIREALKNVICPNCGGPPHNDDSYFDEQKLRLENAHLKEELDRMSSIAAKYIGRPISQLPPVQPLHMSSLDLSMGSYGGHGLAGVGAPSLDLDLLPGSSSTMANMPYQPAGFSEMEKSLMSDIASSAMEEMMRLLQTNDPLWIKSSAAADGKDVLNYDAYDRMFPKNSSRLKNPNVRVEASRDSGVVIMNGLTLVDMFMDPNKWMEIFPTIVTVARTMEVISPGMMGTHSGSLQLMYEESQVLSPLVPTREFYFLRYCQQIEQGLWAIVNVSYDFPHDNQFTPQFRSHRLPSGCFIQDMPNGYSKVTWLEHVEIEDKTPVNRLYRNVIYSGLAFGAQRWLTTLQRMCERLACLMVSGNFTRDLGGVIPSPEGKRSMMKLAQRMVTNFCASVSASASHQWTTLSGLNEIGVRVTVRKSTDPGQPNGVVLSAATTIWLPVPPQTVFNFFKDERKRSQWDVLSNGNAVQEVAHIANGSHPGNCISVLRAFNTSQNNMLILQESCVDSSGSIVVFCPVDLPAINIAMSGEDPSYIPLLPSGFTITPDGNTDQGGGGGDGASTSSNTNTRSGGGSLITVAFQILVSSLPSSKLNMDSVATVNSLIGDTVQHIKAALNCPSS, encoded by the exons ATGGAGTACGCAAGCGGAGGAAGTGGGTCCCCTGGTGACTACCATGATGGTGGTTCTGATTCCCAGAGGAGAAAGAAGCGCTATCACCGTCACACTGCTAATCAGATTCAGAGGCTTGAATC GCTGTTCAAGGATTGTCCTCATCCAGATGAGAAGCAGAGGCTGCAGTTGAGCAGGGAACTAGGCTTGGCCCCTAGGCAGATCAAGTTTTGGTTCCAGAACAGGAGGACCCAGATGAAG GCCCAGCACGAAAGGGCGGATAACTGCGCGCTCCGGGCTGAGAATGACAAGATTCGCTGTGAGAACATTGCAATCAGGGAAGCGCTGAAAAATGTCATCTGCCCCAATTGTGGTGGTCCTCCTCACAATGATGATTCCTACTTTGATGAGCAAAAGCTGAGGTTGGAGAATGCTCATCTCAAGGAAGAG CTTGACAGAATGTCAAGCATTGCTGCTAAGTACATTGGGCGGCCAATCTCTCAGCTGCCACCAGTTCAGCCTCTTCATATGTCATCTCTGGATTTGTCAATGGGGAGTTATGGTGGGCATGGTTTGGCTGGTGTTGGTGCACCTTCCCTTGATCTTGATCTTCTCCCTGGGAGTTCATCAACCATGGCAAACATGCCTTACCAGCCTGCTGGTTTCTCTGAGATGGAGAAGTCTCTCATGTCGGACATTGCTTCAAGCGCCATGGAAGAAATGATGAGGCTCCTGCAGACTAATGACCCACTGTGGATCAAGTCAAGCGCTGCCGCTGATGGCAAAGATGTGCTCAACTATGATGCCTATGACAGAATGTTCCCCAAGAACAGCAGCCGTTTGAAGAACCCCAATGTTCGTGTTGAAGCTTCTAGGGATTCTGGAGTTGTGATCATGAATGGCTTGACTTTGGTTGACATGTTTATGGATCCG AACAAGTGGATGGAGATATTTCCCACCATTGTGACAGTGGCAAGGACTATGGAAGTTATATCTCCTGGAATGATGGGTACTCATAGTGGCTCTTTGCAATTG ATGTATGAAGAGTCGCAAGTGCTTTCTCCACTTGTTCCTACTAGAGAGTTCTACTTCCTGCGTTACTGTCAGCAAATTGAGCAAGGCTTGTGGGCAATAGTGAATGTTTCATATGATTTTCCTCATGATAACCAATTCACACCTCAATTCCGCTCTCATCGCCTTCCTTCTGGTTGCTTCATCCAAGACATGCCTAATGGCTATTCCAAG GTTACTTGGCTAGAGCATGTGGAGATTGAAGACAAAACTCCAGTTAACAGGCTTTATAGGAATGTTATCTATAGTGGGCTTGCATTTGGAGCTCAAAGGTGGCTCACTACTCTTCAGAGGATGTGTGAAAGGCTTGCTTGTCTAATGGTGTCTGGAAATTTTACCCGTGATCTGGGAGGAG TGATTCCATCTCCTGAGGGGAAGAGGAGCATGATGAAACTTGCACAAAGGATGGTGACCAATTTCTGTGCAAGTGTTAGCGCATCGGCAAGCCACCAATGGACCACACTCTCTGGACTGAATGAGATTGGAGTCAGAGTCACTGTGAGGAAGAGCACAGACCCTGGCCAGCCTAATGGGGTTGTGCTTAGTGCTGCCACTACCATTTGGCTCCCAGTTCCCCCACAAACTGTGTTCAACTTCTTCAAGGATGAAAGGAAAAGATCTCAG TGGGATGTTCTCTCTAATGGTAATGCTGTCCAAGAGGTTGCTCACATAGCAAATGGTTCCCATCCTGGCAACTGCATATCTGTGCTTAGG GCTTTCAACACAAGTCAGAACAACATGCTGATCCTGCAAGAGAGCTGTGTGGACTCCTCAGGCTCCATTGTGGTGTTCTGTCCAGTTGATCTGCCAGCTATCAACATCGCGATGAGCGGCGAGGACCCTTCCTACATTCCATTACTACCATCAGGGTTCACAATTACACCTGATGGAAACACTGAtcaaggaggtggaggaggagatggAGCATCAACCAGCTCAAACACCAACACCAGGTCTGGTGGAGGATCGCTGATCACCGTCGCGTTTCAGATTCTGGTGAGCAGCCTGCCATCTTCGAAGCTGAACATGGATTCGGTGGCGACGGTTAACAGCCTCATTGGTGACACTGTCCAGCACATTAAGGCTGCTTTGAATTGTCCTAGTTCCTga